From the genome of Metallibacterium scheffleri:
GCGACGTCGCGCTGACCAGACTGGCTCGGCGCGGCATTCGCGACCGCACTGAGCCCGGGCATGGACGCATTGCGGGTCGATGTCGCCATCATCGGCGGTGGCGCGGCGGGGCTGATGTGTGCGCGCGTGGCCGGTCTGCGCGGTCGCCGCGTGCTGCTGATCGAGCACGCCGAGCGCGTCGGCAAGAAAATCCTCATGTCCGGCGGCGGGCGCTGCAATTTCACCAATACAGGCACCAGCGCGGCCAACTTCATCTCGGCCAATCCACACTTTTGCAAATCGGCGTTGGCGCGTTACACCCCGCAGGATTTCATCGCGCTGGTCGACAAGCACGGCATCGCCTGGCACGAGAAAGAGCTGGGGCAGTTGTTCTGCAATGACTCATCCAGGCAGATCGTGCGCATGCTGCTGGACGAGTGCGCGGCGGCCGGTGTGCGTGTCGAGACGCGTTGCAGCGTGGTGCGCGTGCAGCAGCACGACCGGGGTTTTGCGCTGACGACGACACTGGGCGAAGTGCGCGCACAGGCACTCGTGGTGGCCAGCGGTGGGCTGTCGATTCCGCGCATGGGTGCCACGGGTTTTGGCTACGCGCTGGCGCGCCAGTTCGGACTTGCCGTGCGTCCGACGCGCGCGGGGCTGGCGCCGCTGACCCTGAGCGGCACGCACCAGCAGAATTACCATGACCTCAGCGGCGTTGCGCTGCCGGTGGAGGCGCGCTGCAATGGCCAGCGGTTCCGCGCCGGCCTGCTGATCACCCACCGTGGCATCAGCGGCCCGGCGATCCTGCAGATCTCCTCGTACTGGCAGCCCGGCGACGACCTGCGCTTGAACCTGCTGCCCGATGACGATGCGTTTGATGCCTTGCGTGCGCAGCAGCGCGCGCACCCCGATGCCGAGCTGCGCAGCGTGCTGGCCGAGTTGCTGCCGCGGCGGCTGGCGCAGCGTCTGTGCGAGCTCGCACTGCCCAGCCTGCCGATGCGCCAGTATCGCGGGGCCGAATTGCGCGTGTTCGCGGCGCAGCTGCAGGCATGGCCGCTGGTCGCCAGCGGCAGCGAGGGTTACCGCACTGCCGAGGTCACGCTGGGTGGCGTCGATACCGACGCGCTGTCATCGAGCACGATGGAATCGCGCGAGGTGCCGGGCCTGTATTTCATCGGCGAGGTGGTGGACGTCAGCGGCCACCTCGGCGGGTACAACTTCCAGTGGGCATGGTCTTCGGCGCACGCCGCCGGGATGGTGGCCTGAG
Proteins encoded in this window:
- a CDS encoding NAD(P)/FAD-dependent oxidoreductase, with the protein product MDALRVDVAIIGGGAAGLMCARVAGLRGRRVLLIEHAERVGKKILMSGGGRCNFTNTGTSAANFISANPHFCKSALARYTPQDFIALVDKHGIAWHEKELGQLFCNDSSRQIVRMLLDECAAAGVRVETRCSVVRVQQHDRGFALTTTLGEVRAQALVVASGGLSIPRMGATGFGYALARQFGLAVRPTRAGLAPLTLSGTHQQNYHDLSGVALPVEARCNGQRFRAGLLITHRGISGPAILQISSYWQPGDDLRLNLLPDDDAFDALRAQQRAHPDAELRSVLAELLPRRLAQRLCELALPSLPMRQYRGAELRVFAAQLQAWPLVASGSEGYRTAEVTLGGVDTDALSSSTMESREVPGLYFIGEVVDVSGHLGGYNFQWAWSSAHAAGMVA